ATATTCTGAAGAGTAAACATTAAAATAATTTTCAACATTTAAGTTTCGAATATATTGAGTATTAAATAATTCTAATTGGATAGATTTTTTTTTGTTGAAATTCCATTTGTAATCTAAACCAACAGAGATGTTTTGCTTATCTAAACCTATATTTTTCTGAATCCCCCCACCAACGAAAAATTTTGTTCTAGGAGACATTCTTTTAGGAACAAACTTATGTAAACCGAAAGGAGCCATAAAACGAGGAACCTCTAAAGAAACGTCAGCACCAATTTCCCACCCAGGACCGTTGTTTGAATTAAAATAAGAACCGAAAGTTGAGAGTTTAAAAATTTCAGAACCTTTAAATGTATTTCTATTTATTAAAGAAAACTTTAAAGAAACATCAAAATTACGAATATTTGAGCGAGATAATTCTGTATCAAAACCTAAAGTGTATTTTTCAATAGGTGTTAAAAATATATTAGCTTCTAGTTCATCGTCACTTAATTCATTATAACGAATAGAGGTTGATTTAAAGTTTTTTAAACCTCTTAGGTGTGTTCTTGTTAAATTCTTTAAGGAATCACTATAAACTGTGTTAGGTTTAATAAATAATGATTGAGATAAGTATTTTGGATTGTATTTTAATTTTTTGTGAGCATAAAAATTAAAGCCTTTATATTGCATTGTATCATTATGAACTGAATCTCTTTTATTATAAGTGTAATCAGTATAAATATTAATCTTTTTTATTTTTTGAATTTTAAAAGGAATAACTCTGTCTGAAATGTTAATTTCAACAGCTGTTTTTTCATAGTTTATAAGTGTATCAATTTCAAATGAAATATAATTTTCATTAAAATGATATATTCCTTTGTTTCTAAATAATTTTACTAAACGGTTTGCTTCTTTAATGAAGTTACCATCTTTATATTGGTTACCAGATTTAAGAAAACTTTTTTGTTTTGATTGGCTGTATAAAGAATTTAATACAGGAGAAGATATTTTAGAATTAATAGTGCCTAAAAAAGAAGGTTTTCCTTTAGTAATAAAATAAGATATTTCTCCTTTTCTTTTACCAATAGTGTCCTTTTTTGAAGTGATTTTTGATTTGAAATAACCTTCTGTTAGGAAATAGGAAGTTAGACTAGCTACTGTTTTTTTTGTCTTTTTATCATTAATAATAATCGGTGCCTGACCGCTATTTAAAAACCATTGATTTAAGCCAATAAAAGTTTTAGCAACAGAAATACTTTGTTTTTCTGAAAATGTTTTTTTAAAAAAAGAATAGGCTTTTAAATGTTTTTTACCCCATTCACTTGGGGTTTCTGGAGCATCAGGATTTCCTAGGTTATAAAAATATAAAGATAGTGGTATACCTAAAGCTTTAGCATTAGGCTGTTGTAGTAAGAATTCAGTAATACTTTCATTTGAATTTTTTATACTATCAACATAAATAGTGTTTTTTGATAGCAATAATTCATTTTCTTTTACATATTTTATCGTACTACACGAACTGAATAATATTACTAATAAAAAGAAGGAAGAAAGTTTTTTCATTAACTTTACGGCTCGTGTTTTAAATATCAAAAATACTGTTTTTTAGTGGTTATAATGTGTTAAAAAAATAATAATGAGTTTATCTAAAAACAACCTGAAGTTAATAACAAGTTTACAGCAAAAAAAGTATAGACAGAAGCATAATTTATTTGTAGCTGAAGGGATAAAGGTAATAATGGAGTTGTTAAGTTCTACTATTAAAGTATCACATATTTTTACTACAGATGAATCTTTTTTAGCACTTAGCGAGGTAGATTTTACAGTTATTACAGATTTGGAATTAAAAAAAATTAGCACATTAAAGAATCCTAATAAAGTTTTAGGGTTGTTTAAAATACCTGAAAAGATTAATGTAAATAAAGATAACTTTACTGTAGCTTTAGATGAAGTGAATGATCCCGGTAATTTAGGAACCATTATTCGTTTGTGTGATTGGTTTGGTATTTCAGAATTGGTTTGCTCGAAGAATACAGTTGATTGTTATAATCAAAAAGTTGTGCAATCTACTATGGGGTCTTTAACAAGAGTTAATATTTCTTATGTTGATTTACCAGAGTTTTTATCAAATACTAAGTTACCTGTTTATACCGCAGATATGGAGGGTAGTAATGTATATAAAGTATCGCTGCCTGAAAAAGCAATCCTTGTTATGGGTAACGAAGCAAACGGTATTTCAAACGAAGTATCAGAAATAGTAAAGCATAAGTTAACAATACCACGATTTGGAGAAAATCAACAAACAGAAAGTTTAAATGTTGCTACAGCAACGGCTATTTTATTAAGTGAATTTAAAAGAGGGTTAGAATAAGTTTTTTAGCAAGTCTTTTTTTCTAAATGACTTATGAAAAACTTATTATGATTACTTATAACTCCTGTTTTTTCAAGAGATTTATATCCTTTTTCTTTTTTCCATTTTGCAATAAATGGATTATAATTACATTCCGTTTTGTGGTACCATTCATTTAATTTTCGTTGCTGTGGAATTCTATTATCTACACACATGTATCTGAATTCACAATTTTTACAAACATCACATATATCTTTATGTACTTTCCAGTATTTTTGAAATTTTTTACTAATAATTGCTTTTGAAATTTTTTCTGTAAAATCTTTTTCTTTAAGGTTTGCAAATGATTCAGGTGATTCAGGAGTGTTTTTAATCTCACCATTAAAAGTGATATGGATTTTTTTATTAAAATAGTTATGATAAGAATGAGATTCTATAAATAGAGGGTAATTTAAATCAATAGTATCTCTGTTTGTAAACGAACCAAGGTTTTCTTCAGTAATTAATATTCTAAAAAGGTTTTTTCTAGCTAAAATGGATTTATTATTAGTTATTATTGTTACTGATTCTGGATAGGTTTTTTTTTCTATTAATTTTTCTAACAGATCAATTATATTATCGTTTACTTGAATGAGTAGGCTAGGTATTTTAAGGGTATTACATATTTGAATAGTTTTGTTTAAATAGGTAATATTTGAATAAGTTAGCGTTAGGTACTCAATTTTATGTTTAGATTCATATATCTGTTTTTGTTTAGGAAAGTGTTGTTCAATGCCTTGTTGAATTTTATAAATCATTCTATTTTCTGATAAAAAAATAAATAATTCGATAGATATGTCTTTTTTTTTAAAAAAACGTTGTGTTATTAATTTGTCAATTTCGGTTATCTCATTATTATCTAAATGAAACATGTCTCCATTTTTGAAATTAGCAAGTATACTTTGTTTGTGTCCTTTGGTTATTGTTATACCTGTTGAAATTCCGTACATGGTTAAATTATTTTTTTTGTAGGAGCTATAAAAGAACTCCAATTTGCTCTGCTTATTTCTGAGTAGAAATATTTTCTTTCTTTTTTTTTCTTACTTTTCTTTAAAAAAGCACCAACATTTAAAACATCAGCAGGAAATTTATATTTCCTCATAATTTTTATATATTCCTTTTTGTTTTTCATAAGTCTATAATTTCTTCAGCAATTACTTTATTTAAATCTACACCGCAAACCTTTCCTAAATATCCGAATTGACCAACGGGGTTTACTTCTAAAAAATAGTATTCACCAGATTCTGTGTACATAAAATCAAATGATCCAGTATTTAATTTTAAAACATCCATTAAATTAAATAACTTTTCTTTTAGGGAGTTTGGAATAATATATGGCTCGTCTAAGTATGGTTTATCATTGTTATAAACACGGTAATCAACAACAGATTCTTTGTTCATTTGAGAGAAAATAGCCATAGCATACACCTTCTTTAAAAAAACGAAAACTCTTATTTCAAATAATTTTTTAATTTCTTTTTGAATAAGCGAAGTCATAATTTTTTCAGGAAATAATAATTTATCTAATCTTGCAGTGTAGGTTAAGAATTTTTGTGTTTCAGATTCTGTTATCAGCGGTGCTGCAAGTGTCTTAGAAATATAAGAGGTTTCATCATTTAAGGTATTCATTTCTGTTTTTAAGTATGTATCAGGAATCTTAAAACCTATCTTTTTTGCTTGTTCTAATACAATAAGTTTGTTTATAAAGGCATCACCCCATAACCCTATTACATTATATTTTGTGCAAAAATGATATTCAAGAAATTCATTAAGTGAACGTTCGTAATAATGAATATAATCTAATATTGAATCTTTTATTGAATTATTAGAAACAGGGTTGATTTTAAAATTGAGTATTCCATTTCGTATAAATACGGTTTGTAATTTTTTAAAATTTAAAATATATTCCTTTTCATTTTCTTCTATTAGTAAAGATAGGGCTTGTGTTTGCATATCATAATCATGAATACTTACTGTATCTTTATAGGTGTTAATACAAAAGAAATCAGCTTTGTAATGCATTAGCCATTCGGTTATAGCTTTAAAATTAGTATCTTCTTCAGAAGATATAATCAGTATTTTTGGATTTTTTACTTTTTTTTTAAGCATTTAAGTATTTATTATACTAATAAAACCACCGTATTATACGGTGGTTAATAATTGAAAAGGAATTACCTTCTTCTGTAACTAGCATCAACATAAGTACCATTATTGGGGTTTGATCCAAAACATCTTCCAACTAAGTCAGAAGTATCTTCACCTGTTTCATTGTCAACACCAGAAGTTACTTCATAGTTAGGAAGCCCTCCAGTAATTTTACTTAGGTCTGTTTTTTTGTTTTCAAATTTTTTAAAAGAAATCATAATATAATTATTTAATTTTATTGCCTACTCTTAATTATTGTATCAATAAAAACTATATTTTCGGCTACCTATAGTTTTTGTAATAACATTTAATTACTGATTATGGGTGTCTGTTTTTTTTTGAAAAATAAATTGTTTATGATATACTTATATCAATTATAAATATCTTGTACAGTAATTATAATTGCTATGAGGTTATTATTTATTTTGAGTTATCTAGCAAATAAATATTCCCCCACAACCATCTGAAATACCTGTTACAGGTATAGTTGGAGACGAAAAAGTATTATAAAAAACAAATACATATTCTGTACATGGCTCTAAAACCCAATTGGTGTTTTCTCCTCCAGAGATTGCTCCTGAATCTACTATTGGTCCTCCAGGGTAAGTATCAGCTAAAAATATTTGATAATAAAATAATTGATCTAAGGGAGCATTTCCACCAGTTCCCGTTTGTATTGTAACCTTGAATCCTTCTCCACAACCAGATATGGTAGGGGAGTACCAAGGAGATTTTTTGTTTTTCTCTAGAGAAGATGTTTTTTTAAAAATTTGCATTTCTTTTTCACTAATTTCTTCTAAACTGTCTTCTGTTGTACATGCTAAAAATCCAATAAAAGCAAAAAGGTAGATGATTCTAAATTTCATGTTAATATTTTTAAATTAATATATTTTTGATCCTATAATTAGTTGTAAAATTCTAGTATACAACTGATTATTTCGAAACCTTATGTTGTTGAATATTATTTTAATTATAATAATGTATAAAACTCAGGTTTTTTTACTTTAAGGTTTTGTTTTTCGAATGGTAATACTACCAATAGGAGCAGTGATCTCATCATCATCCGCATCCTCTTCATCCTCATCATCTATATCAACAATAGAAGTGTGTTTTGAAGTAGCAATTGTACCACCTTTAATAGTTTGTAACTTTTCTCTAGTTAGAGATTCAAATAGATTTACAGTTTTCATTTTTTTGTTTTAAGTTATAAAATAGGGTTAGTATTTAGTCAATACCAGTCTTTAATATTTAAGGCATAATACTGGTGTTTGTTTTTCCAGTAGCAAGCCCTGTTATAGTAACACCACCTTCATCATCGTCTTCATCGTCTTCATTCTCTAGATCAACAACAGTAGTGTGTTTTGAAGTAGCAATTGTACCACCTTTAATAGTTTGTAACTTTTCTCTAGTTAGAGATTCAAATAGATTTACAGTTTTCATTTTCTTGTTTTAAGTTATAAAATAGGGTTAGTATTTAGTTAATACCAGTCTTTAATAATTAAGGTTTAATAATAGGACTTGTTTTTCCTGTAGCAAGCCCTGTTATAGTAATACCACCATCTTCATCATCCTCATCATCCTCATTATCTATGTCGACAATAGAAGTGTATTTTGAAGTAGCAATTGTACCACCTTTAATAGTTTGTAGTTTTTCTCTAGTTAGAGATTCAAATAGATTTACAGTTTTCATTTTCTTTTTTTTAAGTTATAAAATAGGGTTAGTATTTAGTTAATACCAGTCTTTAATAATTAAGTTTTAATAATAGGACTTGTTTTTCCTGTAGCAAGCCCTGTCATAGTAACACCACCTTCATCATCATCTTCATCGTCTTCCTCTTCTATATCAACAACGGTAGTGTGTTTTGAAGTAGCAATTGTACCACCTTTAATAGTTTGTAATTTTTCTCTAGTTAGAGATTCAAATAGATTTACAGTTTTCATTTTCTTTAAGTTATAAAATAGGGTTATTATTTAGTTAATACCAGTCTTTAATAATTAAGGCATAATACTAGTGTTTGTTTTTCCAGTAGCAAGCCCTGTTATAGTAACAACCACCTTCATCATCATCTTCATCGTCTTCATTTCCTAGATCAACAACGGTGGTGTGTTTTGAAGTAGTAATTATACCACCTTTAATAGTTTGTAATTTTTCTCTAGTTAGAGATTTAAATAGATTTACAGTTTTCATGTTTTTATTTTTAAGATTGGTTTAAATTTTTAAGAAATATTATATTAATAAGTTTTTTGTAGCATTTATTTAGCTTTTAATTGATACCTACTCTTCAGTTTTTTTAACATAATAGTGTTTTCGGCTGCCTATTATTATGTGTTCAATAATCTATTACACTTAACTTAATACAATTTTATAATAAGAAGTGTATTCAATAATTTTTTTGGTTATTTACTGTCAAACCTATAAAAAAACTTCCATTTTATCTTATTTTGGAGGGGAGACAAATGAGGAGACAAATGATTAAAGCTCCTGTTTTTAAGGGGTTTATTTTAATTAAAAAGTAGCTAAGTAATTAGTGAGGGTAATTTTTGAACAAAGAATAATTTTTTTTCTAACTCGCTGTTTGGCTTTTTTAACACTACTTTCTGCAATAAATAAAATATTAGAGATTTCTTTTTGGGTGAAACCTATTTTTACGAGTGTAAGTAGTCTAATTTCAGTTTTAGTTAAATTGGGGTGTTTTTCATAAAGGTTTGTGAAAAAATCAGGATTAAACTCTTGAAATTTATTTTTAAAAGAGACCCACTCTTCTTCTCGAGTTATATTTGATTCAAGTAATTTAAAAATACTTAGAAAATCTGATTTTTGAATGCGGTTGTTATTTGCTTTAATCAGTTTTGATTGTAATTCGTTATTTGACTTTTGTAATAACTCTTTTTGATGTGCATATAATGAAGTTTTACCATTATTCTTACCTAATATTTTTGCGGTAGTGTAGGTAAAGATTATAAATTCGATGGTAGTACCAATTTTGAAGTAAAATTTACCAGTTGTTTCAGTTGCAAAATAAATATTTAAAATACCTATAAAAACAAAAAAAAGAACAAATAACATTGCAATAAGATAATAACGAGTTTGCATTTTCTGTTTTTTAGAAGCTGTAATTATCATTACAATTAGTAAGGATAACCATAGAAGCCCAAAAACAAACTCTATAAAGTGTATTTTACCTATTTCTTTAGTACAAAATAATATTTGATAGCTTAATATTACTAGCATTAATAGAGCAGAGTTGTTTTTTAAAAATTTGTAGGATTTAGGGTGTGAGTGATTAATATTTAAAAAATTAGCACTAAATAAAAGAAGAAATAAAATCATACATTTTAATAAAACAAAAATTAGTTGTTCTACTATAAATAAAGGAAGACCAATATTAAAAAGATAACCATCAAAACCAAGGTAAAATAGAGAGGTGAAAAAGATATAACATGTATAAAATAAGTAAACTTTCTTTTTGAAAAGAGTCCAATAAAAAATATTTATGAGAAGAATGATAAAAATAACCCCGAAGAAGAAAATATTTTTAATGGTTTCGTTACGAACTGTTTTAATAAATTCAGGGAGAGATTTTATTAAGGGAGTTGCTCGTATAGCTCTTCCGTCACTTTGAGCGTGAATAAAAAAAACAGATTCCTCATTGGGAGCTAAAGTAACTTTGAAGTTAGGTTTAGAAAAGTTAAATGAACGATTATCATTACTAGTATTCGTTTCTGTAAAATAAATTTTATTATTATTCGTGTCGAGTTGATAAAATTTGTAGCTCCTGTTAATAATATCGTTATTAAAAATAACAAGCTCTTTTTTTTGATAAGATAGATTACTTAGTTTTATTTTAATCCATATACTGCCATTAAAAAAAGGGAAGTTAATATCACAGAGATATTTAAATGGAATTTTTTCTAATTTTTGTATACTGTAGGCGTTATGGTAATCAATAAAACATTCATAAGAGAGTTTAATTTCTTGGTTATTTGTTAGTTTAGATTGATTGGTACAACCAATATTAAATACAAATAGAGTTACAAATAGTAATCGTATCAGCGTATACTTAGACATTTTATAATAACGGGGGATATATATGTTAATCTTCCCTAAAATTACAGAAATATTTTGTACTGTTGATTGATTCTGTAAAGAATATAATAAGATTGTTGGTAAATTCCTTTTAAGAAACCTTTCAAAAAGAACATCAATAATGATTGGAATTGAAGTAATTACATTTTATTATCTGTCTCAATTGAATAGGTTTTAGAATTTTTAATTATTTATATTCAAAAACAGATAAAAGGCAATTTTCTACAAACTATTTTTAGATAAAACCTATATTAAAAACAATGTAAAGAGTTTCTTAATAATAGTGTCAGATAATTTTTGACTAGGGAGGTGTTAAGTTCTTGAAATATAGTCAGATGGGTTGTGTATATTCACAAAAAGCCTTCAATTAAATATCGAGTAATAAAGCTTAATTAGCTGGCTTTTTATTAATGAAATACGGGTTAAGATATTAATTTTGTATCTTAATATTATAACGCTAGCTAAGGTTTCTGAAAATAACTTAATAAGTGAAATTGAATAGCTATAGAGAACAGATGGATATAAGAAAGAGTACTGTTAGGTTAATGTAATAAGAATATGAAAAAAATTACAAAATATTTTAAAATAAACCATTAATTTGAGCATCTATTCGATCAATAATAGAGCCTAAATCTTCTTGATTTTTAACGAAATCTAAATTGTCAACATCAATAATTAACAACTTTCCTTTAGTATATTTACTAACCCAAGCTTCGTAGCGCTCGTTTAATCGGCTTAAATAATCAATACTAATTGAGTTTTCGTATTCACGACCACGTTTGTGTATTTGACCTACAAGTGTAGAAATATCAGCACGTAAATATATTAATAAATCTGGTGGAGTTACCAAATTTTCCATTAACTCGAATAATGATGAATAGTTACTATAATCACGATTTGTCATTAAGCCCATTGCGTGTAAGTTAGGAGCAAAAATATGAGCATCTTCGTAAATTGTTCTGTCTTGAATTATTTTTTTACCAGATTTTCTTAATTCTAAAACTTGACGAAAGCGGCTATTTAAAAAGAAAACTTGTAGGTTAAAAGACCATCTTTCCATTTCTCCATAAAAATCATCTAAATAAGGATTTTCATCAACAGATTCAAAATGAGGGTCCCAGTTATAATGTTTTGCTAATAATTGGGTTAAAGTGGTTTTACCTGCGCCAATATTTCCGGCAATTGCTACATGCATAGTTTTTAAATTTCAAGACTGTAAAATTACATAAAAAAAGGGATTTCAAAAGGTTTTAACAAATCAATTTATAACCATAGCCACGAATGTTAACTATTTGAATTGATTCATCTTTTTTTAACTTTTTTCTTAGTTTAGAAATAAACACGTCCATACTTCTTGCATTAAAGAAATCATCATTACCCCATAGCTTTTTAAGGATAAAAGATCTGTCTAGTATCTCATTTTTATTTTTAAAAAGATGGAAGAGTAATTCAGACTCTCTATGAGTTAGTAATTCAGATTTTGAATTAAAAAATAACGCTTGTTTGTTGTGATTAAATATAAAATTACCAATAACTATTTTTTCGGAACTTATTTTTAACTGATTCCTATTTAATAAAGAATGAATACGAACAATTAACTCTTCCATAGAAAAAGGTTTCTTTAAATAGTCATTTCCTCCATGTTCAAATCCTTCTAAAACATCTTTAGTTTGTGATTTTGCTGTTAAAAAAATAATAGGAATATGTTTGTTTTCTTGCCGAATTTCTTTGGCTAATGTAAAACCATCTTTTTTTGGCATCATCACATCTAAAACTAAAATTTCGGGCTGTTCTTTTTGATATAAATGATAAGCTTCTTCTCCATTTAACGCATGAGAAACTTCAAAATTTCTAGTTTCTAAACTTTCTTTTATAATTTGTCCTAAACTAGGTTCATCTTCAGCTAATAAAACTTTTATTTTTTTAGTCATCAAGTAATGTTATTTTAAAAGCTGTTTGCTTAGAATTAGAAAATAAAGAAATAGATCCATTATGTTTTTCAATAATTTTTTTTGTGTAGTATAAACCAATTCCAAAACCTTTTACGTCATGTGTATTTCCTTTTGGAACCCGATAAAATTTTTCAAATATTTTTTCTTGTTGATTTTTTTCAATTCCTTTTCCATTATCAGCTATAGAAATTTCTAAATTATTTAAAACAGAATTAATATTGATTTCTATATTATTACCCCCATATTTTATGGCATTATCAATCAAATTTGAAATAGCATTTTCAAAATGAAAAGGATCAATGTTTTTTTCTAACCCTGTAATATTGCTTGAAAATTCAATAGTTTTGTTTGGCGTAATTAATTGATGTTTTTTAGTAAGCTTATCGGTCAAGTCAATTAAATTAATGGGTTCTTTTTTTAATAGTAGGTTTTCACTATCTAAAGTTGCAGTTTCTAATAATTTCTCCACCATTAGCTGTAGTTTCTTTAACTGACCAGAAGAAATTGAAAGGTATTTTTTAGTTTTCTCTTTATCATTAATCATGTTAAAACTTTCGATAGCTTCAATTGCAGTTGAAATAGTTGTAATTGGTGTTTTAAATTCATGAGTGATATTACTGATTAGATCGTTTTTAATTTCTGCTAATT
This genomic stretch from Tenacibaculum sp. Bg11-29 harbors:
- a CDS encoding BamA/TamA family outer membrane protein produces the protein MKKLSSFFLLVILFSSCSTIKYVKENELLLSKNTIYVDSIKNSNESITEFLLQQPNAKALGIPLSLYFYNLGNPDAPETPSEWGKKHLKAYSFFKKTFSEKQSISVAKTFIGLNQWFLNSGQAPIIINDKKTKKTVASLTSYFLTEGYFKSKITSKKDTIGKRKGEISYFITKGKPSFLGTINSKISSPVLNSLYSQSKQKSFLKSGNQYKDGNFIKEANRLVKLFRNKGIYHFNENYISFEIDTLINYEKTAVEINISDRVIPFKIQKIKKINIYTDYTYNKRDSVHNDTMQYKGFNFYAHKKLKYNPKYLSQSLFIKPNTVYSDSLKNLTRTHLRGLKNFKSTSIRYNELSDDELEANIFLTPIEKYTLGFDTELSRSNIRNFDVSLKFSLINRNTFKGSEIFKLSTFGSYFNSNNGPGWEIGADVSLEVPRFMAPFGLHKFVPKRMSPRTKFFVGGGIQKNIGLDKQNISVGLDYKWNFNKKKSIQLELFNTQYIRNLNVENYFNVYSSEYSKLKEVDNATTTYTLPSSDSPNVLQFMRNVINDSSFATTNPLEYRSNLNIFNRYNIITSDFLIPEIAYSFTYNNQENIKDANFSFLKLRIANSGNVMGLLSKKINSRGQKTVFKIPIAQYFKTDIEYKKYWNLGNNTVLAHRTFLGAIITYDKSSIPFSRSYFAGGSNDIRAWRTYDLGPGARQPGLEYNIGSLKFLSSFEYRFDLLGSLKGALFVDAGNIWDITNSQYIEESSKFKNIKSLTNMAVGAGFGFRYDFKFLIARLDLGLKVHEPYLNNNKWFKNFNFSSSVLNIGINYPF
- a CDS encoding RNA methyltransferase — encoded protein: MSLSKNNLKLITSLQQKKYRQKHNLFVAEGIKVIMELLSSTIKVSHIFTTDESFLALSEVDFTVITDLELKKISTLKNPNKVLGLFKIPEKINVNKDNFTVALDEVNDPGNLGTIIRLCDWFGISELVCSKNTVDCYNQKVVQSTMGSLTRVNISYVDLPEFLSNTKLPVYTADMEGSNVYKVSLPEKAILVMGNEANGISNEVSEIVKHKLTIPRFGENQQTESLNVATATAILLSEFKRGLE
- a CDS encoding ComC/BlpC family leader-containing pheromone/bacteriocin, whose translation is MKTVNLFESLTREKLQTIKGGTIATSKYTSIVDIDNEDDEDDEDGGITITGLATGKTSPIIKP
- a CDS encoding 7TM diverse intracellular signaling domain-containing protein, which codes for MSKYTLIRLLFVTLFVFNIGCTNQSKLTNNQEIKLSYECFIDYHNAYSIQKLEKIPFKYLCDINFPFFNGSIWIKIKLSNLSYQKKELVIFNNDIINRSYKFYQLDTNNNKIYFTETNTSNDNRSFNFSKPNFKVTLAPNEESVFFIHAQSDGRAIRATPLIKSLPEFIKTVRNETIKNIFFFGVIFIILLINIFYWTLFKKKVYLFYTCYIFFTSLFYLGFDGYLFNIGLPLFIVEQLIFVLLKCMILFLLLFSANFLNINHSHPKSYKFLKNNSALLMLVILSYQILFCTKEIGKIHFIEFVFGLLWLSLLIVMIITASKKQKMQTRYYLIAMLFVLFFVFIGILNIYFATETTGKFYFKIGTTIEFIIFTYTTAKILGKNNGKTSLYAHQKELLQKSNNELQSKLIKANNNRIQKSDFLSIFKLLESNITREEEWVSFKNKFQEFNPDFFTNLYEKHPNLTKTEIRLLTLVKIGFTQKEISNILFIAESSVKKAKQRVRKKIILCSKITLTNYLATF
- a CDS encoding deoxynucleoside kinase, with product MHVAIAGNIGAGKTTLTQLLAKHYNWDPHFESVDENPYLDDFYGEMERWSFNLQVFFLNSRFRQVLELRKSGKKIIQDRTIYEDAHIFAPNLHAMGLMTNRDYSNYSSLFELMENLVTPPDLLIYLRADISTLVGQIHKRGREYENSISIDYLSRLNERYEAWVSKYTKGKLLIIDVDNLDFVKNQEDLGSIIDRIDAQINGLF
- a CDS encoding response regulator transcription factor — translated: MTKKIKVLLAEDEPSLGQIIKESLETRNFEVSHALNGEEAYHLYQKEQPEILVLDVMMPKKDGFTLAKEIRQENKHIPIIFLTAKSQTKDVLEGFEHGGNDYLKKPFSMEELIVRIHSLLNRNQLKISSEKIVIGNFIFNHNKQALFFNSKSELLTHRESELLFHLFKNKNEILDRSFILKKLWGNDDFFNARSMDVFISKLRKKLKKDESIQIVNIRGYGYKLIC